ATGAACCGGAATTGTTCCGGCCAAACTCATGGTTTCAAACTCGGAAGTTTTTTTATTGAATTTCCCGAGCAGTTCGGAAAAAGCGCCGAGCCAACATTTTTCGTCTTTGATGAAGAAATAAACGAAAGCGTTTGGATAAGCTTTACAAAGATTAAGAAAAGTTCTGGACAAATTAATTGGTGAACCTTCATACTTCACTAATTTTCTTCTTGAAATCACCAATTTTGAAAGATCATTTTCTTTAATAAAATCAATAACTTTAAGAAGTTTCTGCTGATAATCCGATTGCTGTTCCTCCTCAAATAAAGGCAATTTTGAGGATAAAGAATCGCTCAGAATTTCAGCACTTAAAATTTCATCTTTAGAAATAGATTCTATTTCTCCGCTAAAATCAAGGATTTCTAAATTATCAAAAGAATGAAAAGATACCGGATTTTTATCGAGATTTTCATCAACGAAATTATAGTCTTCGGAAAAAGGAAATCGAAAATACAGCATTTTAGTTTTTATCAACTGAAGTTAAAACATCTGATGAAAATTATTAACGGGGAATAATATTATTTGTCATCGTGGTGTGATTGATCAATTCCCCTTTTTCGTCGCGAATTTCAATTTCCGAAACATGCATTGTTCTGCCTTTTCGAATGAATTTTGCCGTTCCAGTCACGATTCCATCTTTTTTACTTCGCAGATGATTTGAATTAATGTTCGTTCCCACCGGCGCAAATTTTTCGGTATCGACATGCAATACAGATAAAGAGGAACCTAAAGTTTCTGCCAAAACGCAGCTTGCACCACCATGCAGAATACCGTAAGGTTGATGCACTTTTGCCGTTACAGGCATCGTTGCAGAAAGGGAATCGTCAGTAACATCTGTAAAAACGATATCTAAAGTTTTTCCCAGGGTTTCGCCGCCCCAGTTATTTAATTTATTTAAAATTTCTTCTCTATTTTCCATAAAGGTTGAAGTCAGTTTAAGGTTGAGGTTTTTGTTGAGGTTAAGATTGAGGTTAAGGTTGAGGTTAAGGTTGAGCTAGTATATCTTCGGATTCCACTTTTCAGGAAATTTCGGCGTGATCTTTTTGTAATATTCCTCCATTTCCGCCATGATGTCTTCATACGATCTTGTTTCTAATTCTTCCACCGAAATTTTCTTACCCAAATAAATTACTTTATCTTTAAAATCTCCGGCAGCAATAACGATGGGAACCTTTGCAGCCAATGCCATATGGTAAAAACCTTTGCGCCATTTAGGCACCCAACTTCTGGTTCCTTCGGGCGTAATTACCAAACTGAAATCATCTTTTTTAAACTCATTCACGACAAAATTAACCAAATCATTTTTCTGAGAACGGTCGATGCCAATACCACCCATTGCCTTTATTAAAAAGCCATACCAAGCTTTCGTATGCTGATCTTTAATAATGACTTTCAAGGGTTTACCCAAGGACCAATACGCAAAATTCCCGAGCATGTACTCATCATTTGCGGTGTGAGGAGCGACGACCAGAATGCAGCGGTCCAGGTTATTTACGTCGCCTTCTAAGACCACTTTCCAACCGACCAGTTTAAGCATTAATTTGCCGAATAATTTTTTCATAAAATCTAAATTTTGGTTCCAAAGACCCACTTTTTATAAGACTGATAAACAAAAAAGTATAACCAAACAGCGTTGGTTATACCTAACAAATATATTAAAATATAATTTTGTCTATAACAAATTAGTTACGAAATCAATTATTTTTATTGCGATGTCTAAAACAATCTGAACCATAATTGGAAGTTTTTTGGTGTTAATAATCTTACATTAAATTAACACTACGAAATTAGTAATTAAAATCTAAAAAAGAAATTTCGAACGTGTTAATTTTTATTAAAGTTTTATTGATATCAAGATTAAATTATTTTGTCTTGATGACGATTTCTTTTTTACCGTTTTTGATGGAGATGTCGACGTCTTGAAGCTTATTCAGATTCCATTTCATAGAATCGATCACTTTATCTGCTTCTTTTTTCGGTACTTTTTTGCCATTGATAATTACACTGTCTCTATCGTTTGAGTTATATTCGATCGTAGATCCGTTGATCTTCACCTTATTTTTCTCAATCACGATTCCGGTGGAGTTATCGTTTTCTTCATGATCATCATTTGCCTCATCATCTATGGAAAAACCACGCCCATCGTTCAGGGCAATCACCTTCATACTTTTTGGGACAATCAAATTATAGTCGACTCTGTAATCTCTTAAACGGTCATTATAGGAATAAGAAATATAATTCGGAAGCAAGATTTTATTATCTACAATTTCCACGGGAACATTCACATTTAAAGGTAAATTATATCCATCTGCTCTTTTTTTAATTTCGAGATAAGGAACGCTTACGTCTTTTCTTATGACATCTAAATTAGGATAATCTTCTTTGAAAATAGTTTTCCCATCAGAATATACATCATCCCAGTACGATTTAAAGTTTTGCGGAATTACGACTCTTTTCACATCAATTAAGAGGGAATCTGAAGAAGTATTGATGGCGACGTTTTGCGTACTGTCATTGCTTCCGCTGTACTGCGTTTTATATCGAATTGCGCTAAATCCTGTCGCAGCAACCAGTCCGATCCAGATCAAAACTAAGGCTCCGATCACATATCCCGTATTATTAAACCTTGTTTTCGGAGAAAATAATTTAACTGCGAGATAACAGAAAATTAGTCCCGGAATAAAAGAAGACAAGAATCCGAGAGCGATCACGAGGAATCCAAAATTACTGTCCTGCAGATAAAATCCTAAATTGTTGAAGAAATTAATGTTACTGGCTCCGGAAAAACCAAGTCCTAACACGGTGAACGATCCTATAAGAAGTGAAAGTCCCATGATTGCTAAAATCGTTCCCAGTAGATAACGAACTACATTCCACAAGCCGTTTCCCGCTTTGTTGATATAGGGTTTATTTTCGTTATAAAGTTCTCCTACTCTCTGCGTAGATTCATTGGCAAACTGTACAATTTTTGTCGATTCCTGTTTTAAATTATCGAAATTTAAAGGTTTGCCTTTCATTTTCAAAAAATCGGTTGCTGTTTCCGCTTTCGGCAACACGATCCACAGAATAATGTAGATTAAAATAATAACTGATGTAGAAATTGCAGCGGTAAATACCCCTAAAATCGCAATTCCCAACCAGATCGCACGCATGGCGCTGATATCCATACCTACATAATGCCCTAATCCGGCACAAACTCCACCGATTTTAGCAAGTTCCGGATCTCGGAAAAGTTGCTTTTGACCATTGAAATTTGCATTGCTTTTTTGTTGACGTTTCTGGTTTGAATTAGTTTCGGAAAAATAGGCTTCTTCCTGTTCTTCTATTTTTTCCGGCGAGCCGATTTGTGAGATCACGCGGTCAACATCAACATCATTAATCACTTCGCGTTTTCCGAGTGCATCTTTAAATATTTCCACCATTCTGATTTCAATATCATGCATTACTTCTTCTGCTTCATTCGCATCTAAAGAGCTTTTGAGTGCCGCAAGATAATCGCTGAGTTTGATGTAAGCGTGTTCCTCGATTGTGAAAGAGAAACCGGCGAGTCCTATGGAGAGTGTCTTGTTCATGATATTAAGAATTTGGTAGGAACGCGCTTTCAGGTGCGCCCGTCGGGTTATTGTTTTTAGTAATCAAGTTTACAGAGTCTGTCAGGTCGTTCCAGGTATTTTGAAGTTCCGCAAGAAATAATTTGCCTTTCTCCGTCATCTGGTAATATTTTCGGGGTGGCCCGCCGGTGGATTCTTCCCAACGGTAAGAAAGGAATTCTCCGTTCTTAAGTCGGGTCAACAGCGGATAAAGAGTGCCTTCCACTACATCCAGTTTTCCTTTTTTGAGTTCATCAATAAGATCAGAAACATACATTTCGCGCTCATTAATCAAACTTAAAATACAGAATTCCAGAATACCTTTCCGCATTTGCGCTTTGGTGTTTTCTGTGTTCATATTCTTTTAGGTTATTAATTGGTTGATGTTCAACTTGAGGGTGATTTTTTGAATGATTGATATCCATCGATTCGCAAATTTTCAACACCTTCTCAAATCTTACATTACAAAGATATGTAATAAATTTAGTATTATGCAATACAAAGTAGTAAAACTTTCAATATTATTTTTATATCAATTACTTTTATTACAATAGAAAAGCCCTGAAAGCCTAATAAAATAACACATTGTGAGAAATAAAATTTTAAATTAAAAAAACCATCCCGAGAAGAGATGGCTTGTTAAAACAGTTGAAAAGTTAAAAATAACGTCATTTTCCGAAAAATAATTGCAGAAACTCATCAAATATTTTCTCGAATTAAGCTTTTCGAAGTTTCATTTTTTTAAAAAAGACAAGAAATTAATCGATATCATGAAATTTACTCGAAAGATATTGCAGCCTTTCGTTTTCATGTCTAAGTTTTTCAAGCTTATCTAAAAGATGTTGAATCACTTCTAAACCGGGAAGGTTAACTTCCAGATCGTAATGCCAATTTGCAAACCGCTCAAAAGCCGGTAATTCTTCGTACAGTAAATATTTTACTTCATTGTCGACCACAGGTTTCAAAAGTCCGGCTTCTTCCAGCGAATCAAAAAATGTGATTTCGATATTATAGATTTTTACGAGTTCTTCGCGTGATATTCTTTCGCTCATTTTTTTAGATTTTTAAGTTGAAGGAATAATTCTTTTTCCGCTTCAGTCAGATTTTTAGGAAGTTGGACGTTATACGTCACCAAAAGATCACCAAATTCGCCTTCCTTTTTATAGACAGGAAAACCTTTACCTTTCAAGCGCACTTTTGTTCCACTTTGCGTTTCGGGTTTCACTTTAAGTTTTACCGCGCCATCCAGTGTTTTCACCTCAATTTCCCCACCTAAAATGGCGGTATATAAATCCAGATCAACCTCTGAAGTCAGATTATCGCCCTGTCTTTTAAACTCAGCATCTTCCTGCACATTGAACGTGATGAATAAATCACCGTTGGGACCGCCGTTATGACCCGGATTTCCGTGGCCTTTTAATTTGATTTTCTGACCATCTGCAACTCCGGCCGGAATGGTGATGCGCAATTTTTTACCATTGATCTCAAAAGTTTGCTGATGGGTTTTCGCTACATCACGCAAATGGAGATTCAATGAGGCTTCCAAATCCTGGCCTTTAAACTTCCCAGAAGCGCTGCCTCGCGAAGCACCGCCAAATCCGCCGCCACCAAACATACTTTGAAAAAAGTCCGAAAAATCTGCACCATTCTCAAAATCGGTATCTGCAAAGCCGCCATAACTGCTGCTCTGTCTGGATTGCCGACCGCGCTGTTGCTGTTGCGCTTGCTCATATTGTTCGCCATGCTTCCAGTTTTCTCCGTATTTGTCATATTTAGCACGGTTTTCCGGATGACTCAAAACCTCGTTGGCTTCATTAATTTCTTTAAATTTTCTTTCGGCTTCTTTATCACCGGGATTCACGTCGGGATGGTATTTCCGCGCTAACTTACGGTACGCCTTTTTGATTTGATCGGCCGTGGCCTTCTGATCAATTCCTAAAACTTTATAATAATCTATATATGCCATTGAATAATGCTTTCTTCAAATTTACAAAAAGTAAAGGATTTTCTATTTTAAAGTTGTGTTAAAACTTTCTGTTTATTTTTCTTAATTTTAATGAACAGGACTTTAGCCTAAATTGTAGCACTATGAAAAAACTTCCCTATTTATTTTCCCTGCTCTCTCTCCTATTTTGTTCGAAGCAGGAAACCGCCTTAACGTCGGATAAATCTATGGAAACTTCAAAGATTATCAAGGACTCCGTAACCAAGCCTGAAGCTACCAAAGACACTTTAGATGTAGTGGAACATTTAAAAGTTATAAATGATGAAGTTCTTCAATCTTTAAAGATGAAAGATTATGAAAAATTTTCCACTTTTATTCATCCGGAAAAAGGAGTGACATTTTCCATGTATTCTTATGTAAACACAAAGAAAGACAAACATTTCAGTCTGGAAGATTTCCGAAAATACAGTTCTTCTCCCATTAAATTTACGTGGGGCGAAAAAGATGGAACCGGCGATCCTCTAATCCTTTCTCTGAAAGATTATCTGGAACAGTGGGTATTTAAAAAAGATTTTACCCAGAGTCAATTTTCTCTCAATTCCTATCAGGGTCAAGGAAACACAATTAATAACATCCGCAAAACTTATGAAGGTTCACTGGTCGAAAACTACATTCCCGGAACAGAAGAATACGGATTAATGGATTGGAATTCTCTTTTCTTTGTGTTTTCAGAATATGAAGGCCAATACTATCTTGTTGCGGTCATCAATAATTCCTGGACGACCTAATTGGATTGGAAGATAAAATGATGATCTGGTAAGTATCCTACTTTTAATATTTAGAATTATATTTGACTAAATTTAAATAAATGAAAGAAGTTCTGAAAAACTATTCCGGTATTATTTTACTTTTATTCGGAATTATTCTCGGGAGTTTTACAGGAATATTTTCACCCAATGTCGTTTCTTATCTGAAGCCGCTCGGCGATATTTTTCTAAACCTTCTTTTTGTCAGCGTTGTGCCGCTCGTTTATTTTGCGGTGGCCAATTCGATTGCCAGTGTAGAAAAAGGAGGAAAATTTGGAAAGATCATTTTCTCAATGATCATCACCTTTTTACTTTTCATTCTTATTGCGGCAATCTTTACCATCGCCGTGGTTTATTTTTTTCCAACCCAGGCTTTGCCTTCTACTTCAAATGATATTCTGGATAATTCTGGGGCAGATGATTCTTGGGGCGATCGCATTGTCCGCTTTTTTACAGTGGGTGAATTCTCCGAACTGTTCTCCCGAAAAAACATGCTTGCCTTGTTAATTTTTGCTTTCCTTACCGGAACTGCAGCCCGAAAAACTGGAG
This DNA window, taken from Kaistella carnis, encodes the following:
- a CDS encoding chorismate-binding protein → MLYFRFPFSEDYNFVDENLDKNPVSFHSFDNLEILDFSGEIESISKDEILSAEILSDSLSSKLPLFEEEQQSDYQQKLLKVIDFIKENDLSKLVISRRKLVKYEGSPINLSRTFLNLCKAYPNAFVYFFIKDEKCWLGAFSELLGKFNKKTSEFETMSLAGTIPVHESWTSKEIEEQKPVTDFIKNILNAYSEKVELSETYDHLSGNIKHLRNDFKAQIVREDVEKIISELHPTPAVCGIPKDFCRKAIGKFEKDPRNFYAGYIRVENDDFVQYFVNLRCAEFFQDAALIYVGGGITAESSPEKEWRETELKAEAVLKNIDFS
- a CDS encoding PaaI family thioesterase, which gives rise to MENREEILNKLNNWGGETLGKTLDIVFTDVTDDSLSATMPVTAKVHQPYGILHGGASCVLAETLGSSLSVLHVDTEKFAPVGTNINSNHLRSKKDGIVTGTAKFIRKGRTMHVSEIEIRDEKGELINHTTMTNNIIPR
- a CDS encoding 1-acyl-sn-glycerol-3-phosphate acyltransferase: MKKLFGKLMLKLVGWKVVLEGDVNNLDRCILVVAPHTANDEYMLGNFAYWSLGKPLKVIIKDQHTKAWYGFLIKAMGGIGIDRSQKNDLVNFVVNEFKKDDFSLVITPEGTRSWVPKWRKGFYHMALAAKVPIVIAAGDFKDKVIYLGKKISVEELETRSYEDIMAEMEEYYKKITPKFPEKWNPKIY
- a CDS encoding PspC domain-containing protein, with product MNKTLSIGLAGFSFTIEEHAYIKLSDYLAALKSSLDANEAEEVMHDIEIRMVEIFKDALGKREVINDVDVDRVISQIGSPEKIEEQEEAYFSETNSNQKRQQKSNANFNGQKQLFRDPELAKIGGVCAGLGHYVGMDISAMRAIWLGIAILGVFTAAISTSVIILIYIILWIVLPKAETATDFLKMKGKPLNFDNLKQESTKIVQFANESTQRVGELYNENKPYINKAGNGLWNVVRYLLGTILAIMGLSLLIGSFTVLGLGFSGASNINFFNNLGFYLQDSNFGFLVIALGFLSSFIPGLIFCYLAVKLFSPKTRFNNTGYVIGALVLIWIGLVAATGFSAIRYKTQYSGSNDSTQNVAINTSSDSLLIDVKRVVIPQNFKSYWDDVYSDGKTIFKEDYPNLDVIRKDVSVPYLEIKKRADGYNLPLNVNVPVEIVDNKILLPNYISYSYNDRLRDYRVDYNLIVPKSMKVIALNDGRGFSIDDEANDDHEENDNSTGIVIEKNKVKINGSTIEYNSNDRDSVIINGKKVPKKEADKVIDSMKWNLNKLQDVDISIKNGKKEIVIKTK
- a CDS encoding PadR family transcriptional regulator, which translates into the protein MNTENTKAQMRKGILEFCILSLINEREMYVSDLIDELKKGKLDVVEGTLYPLLTRLKNGEFLSYRWEESTGGPPRKYYQMTEKGKLFLAELQNTWNDLTDSVNLITKNNNPTGAPESAFLPNS
- a CDS encoding chaperone modulator CbpM encodes the protein MSERISREELVKIYNIEITFFDSLEEAGLLKPVVDNEVKYLLYEELPAFERFANWHYDLEVNLPGLEVIQHLLDKLEKLRHENERLQYLSSKFHDID
- a CDS encoding DnaJ C-terminal domain-containing protein, coding for MAYIDYYKVLGIDQKATADQIKKAYRKLARKYHPDVNPGDKEAERKFKEINEANEVLSHPENRAKYDKYGENWKHGEQYEQAQQQQRGRQSRQSSSYGGFADTDFENGADFSDFFQSMFGGGGFGGASRGSASGKFKGQDLEASLNLHLRDVAKTHQQTFEINGKKLRITIPAGVADGQKIKLKGHGNPGHNGGPNGDLFITFNVQEDAEFKRQGDNLTSEVDLDLYTAILGGEIEVKTLDGAVKLKVKPETQSGTKVRLKGKGFPVYKKEGEFGDLLVTYNVQLPKNLTEAEKELFLQLKNLKK